Below is a window of Veillonellaceae bacterium DNA.
GAATTGGATGAATATGTAAAGTGGTTCAATGAAAAGCGGATTCATTCTACCTTAGGATACCTTAGCCCGGCTCAATATAAATCTATGTCCCTTAGCAAATCTGTCTAGTTTTCTGTTGACAATCCATTGATGTAAACTAAATGAATTAGCTTAAGATTGGCATTCTAAACGGCTAACTTGGTTGGAAACGGCCTGGGAGGATAGGAAGCTGCTGATTAGTGAAACACTCACGATGAAAGTGGGGTTTTTATTACTGCCGAAAAGCAGTGATTCACATGCCGGCACTGCCGTCGGTTCACTGGGCTTCTGCATAAGCGACTCAACCGGAATTGAAAAATCCGTTTTGTTGCTTAAGCTCGTAAACGCCTATGGTAGACATTTCGTGTCTTTGAACTTTAGTCTGCGTGTCGCAGAAATGTGCCATTAAAGTATCCTAAAAGAATTAGCTTAAGATTCGCATTATAAACGGCTAACTTGGGTGGAAACGGCCTGCGACGGCCCAGGACGGGCCTAGTACTGGGCGCGCCATGGAAGGCATAGGCACCCGGTGGAAGGATCGGAAGTTGCCGGACAAAAAAGCACTCACGAAATGTGAGTGCTTTTTGTCGTCATTTGTTTCCCAAAGCTAGCAAATAGACGTGATTCCCATGTTTACTGTTGAACACAGCCTCAAATTGCTTCAATTCATTTAGTTGTTCGGCTGAAAGATTAGCGAATCGTACGTTGTTTTTCTCCATATGTATCCCCCTTTTATTGCTTTTAAGTAGTGATGTGCAAATTTTAAAAAATCTATACTTACTACATCCGAAAGATGCAAAAAGCGTAAACCCCATAAGGGCTACGCTTTTTTGATATTATAGCTGATTGCTGGAATTTAAAACATTCTTAATTTTATGTTTCACCATATTTTTAATGGCCTCGCGAGCTGGTTTT
It encodes the following:
- a CDS encoding IS3 family transposase encodes the protein ELDEYVKWFNEKRIHSTLGYLSPAQYKSMSLSKSV